From the genome of Gemmatimonas phototrophica, one region includes:
- the pyrH gene encoding UMP kinase: MSDAANSGSDLRFKRILLKLSGEALAGERGVGFDFDRIGFFADQIVEVARMGVQLGLVIGGGNIVRGTQLSQMGMDRVGADYMGMLGTVINAMALQDVLEKKGLDTRVMTAIRMEELAEPYIRRRALRHFEKGRTVIFAAGTGNPYFSTDTAAVLRAIQMKADVIIKATSVDGVYSADPKKDPNAIMYETISYRDVMLEELRVMDQTAITLCKENQLPIVVLNLHRPGAIERAIRGERVGTLVS, encoded by the coding sequence ATGAGCGACGCCGCGAACAGCGGGTCCGACCTGCGCTTCAAGCGCATTCTGCTCAAGCTCTCCGGCGAAGCGCTCGCCGGAGAGCGTGGGGTGGGGTTTGATTTCGATCGGATCGGGTTCTTTGCCGACCAGATCGTCGAAGTGGCCAGGATGGGCGTGCAGCTCGGCCTGGTGATTGGTGGTGGCAACATCGTGCGCGGAACCCAGCTGTCGCAGATGGGGATGGATCGCGTCGGGGCCGACTACATGGGCATGCTCGGGACCGTCATCAATGCCATGGCGTTGCAGGACGTCCTGGAGAAGAAGGGGCTCGATACCCGCGTCATGACGGCCATCCGCATGGAAGAACTCGCGGAGCCGTACATTCGCCGGCGGGCGCTGCGTCATTTTGAGAAGGGGCGTACCGTGATCTTTGCCGCCGGAACCGGGAATCCGTATTTTTCCACGGACACGGCGGCGGTGCTGCGGGCCATCCAGATGAAGGCGGACGTCATCATCAAGGCCACCAGCGTGGACGGCGTGTATTCGGCTGATCCGAAGAAGGATCCGAACGCCATCATGTACGAAACGATCAGCTACCGCGATGTCATGCTTGAGGAACTGCGCGTCATGGACCAAACGGCCATTACGCTCTGCAAGGAGAATCAGCTGCCGATCGTGGTACTCAACCTCCACCGCCCTGGCGCCATCGAACGCGCCATCCGGGGCGAACGCGTAGGGACACTGGTTTCATGA
- the frr gene encoding ribosome recycling factor: MSTIAQILKDAKAGMEKALDNTKREFSGVRTGKASPNMLDTIRVEAYGALVPLNQVASVSAPEPRILLVTPFDKGQAKAIEKAIRESDLGLDPAHQNGVIRVPLPSMTEQRRKELAKVLHKQAEDGKIAIRHARTDARDKIKKVDGVSEDDKKHAEKDLQKVHDDEIAKLEVLLKAKEAEIMEV, from the coding sequence ATGAGCACAATTGCGCAGATCCTGAAGGATGCGAAGGCCGGCATGGAAAAGGCCCTCGACAACACGAAGCGTGAGTTTTCCGGTGTCCGTACCGGGAAGGCGTCGCCGAACATGCTCGACACCATCCGGGTCGAGGCGTACGGTGCGCTGGTGCCACTCAATCAGGTGGCGTCGGTCTCCGCCCCCGAGCCGCGGATTCTCCTGGTCACCCCCTTCGACAAGGGGCAAGCCAAGGCCATTGAGAAGGCCATTCGCGAATCGGATCTCGGATTGGATCCGGCCCACCAGAACGGCGTGATTCGCGTGCCGCTGCCCAGCATGACGGAACAGCGTCGCAAGGAACTCGCGAAGGTGCTGCACAAGCAGGCGGAAGATGGCAAGATCGCCATTCGTCATGCCCGGACAGATGCGCGCGACAAGATCAAGAAGGTCGATGGCGTGTCGGAAGACGACAAGAAGCATGCGGAGAAGGATCTCCAGAAGGTGCACGACGACGAGATCGCGAAGCTCGAAGTGCTGCTGAAGGCGAAGGAAGCCGAAATCATGGAAGTGTGA
- the rseP gene encoding RIP metalloprotease RseP yields the protein MSSLTVYIAPLLVFGLVVFVHELGHFVAAKLCGVYAPVFSLGWGRRILGWKRGETDYRVSLIPLGGYVRMASRDDDALAGIEGGDADRGSLQDAPEKPSNVPGSLWDPQGMAPFGPKAVPADRWVESKSTSARVFILAAGVIMNILLTMTVTSGIYYKYGNPYLPAVIDSVVAGAPAAAAGLAAGDRIVAINGEAVRGWDEVLVRVSPVTSGTVTIDVQRGAERLQRVITPQVADAQDPVTGAAKKVGRVGIMVRDSVVREPVSMAQAVSNGTRATWGMARNVVTVLGGLVSGEVSAKNLGGPIQIARTSVQAAKNGAETLWSLIAFLSLNIAILNLVPIPVLDGGQILLVLAERLKGGSFSMRTREAFARVGVLSVLALILLVTFNDLRSVFTR from the coding sequence ATGTCGTCGTTGACCGTGTATATCGCGCCGTTGTTGGTGTTCGGGCTCGTCGTGTTTGTGCACGAGCTCGGGCATTTTGTAGCGGCCAAGTTGTGTGGGGTGTACGCCCCGGTGTTCTCGCTCGGGTGGGGGCGTCGCATTTTGGGATGGAAGCGCGGCGAAACTGACTATCGGGTGTCGCTCATTCCGTTGGGGGGCTATGTCCGTATGGCCTCGCGCGATGATGATGCATTGGCCGGTATCGAGGGCGGAGACGCCGACCGCGGGTCGCTGCAGGATGCCCCCGAAAAGCCCTCCAACGTGCCGGGCTCATTGTGGGATCCGCAGGGGATGGCCCCCTTCGGGCCGAAAGCGGTTCCCGCCGATCGCTGGGTGGAAAGCAAGTCCACCTCGGCTCGCGTGTTCATTCTCGCGGCGGGGGTGATCATGAACATTCTGCTCACCATGACGGTGACAAGCGGGATTTACTACAAGTACGGTAACCCGTATTTGCCGGCCGTCATCGATTCCGTGGTGGCGGGTGCACCCGCTGCGGCGGCGGGGCTGGCTGCCGGCGATCGGATTGTGGCAATCAACGGGGAAGCGGTACGGGGCTGGGATGAAGTCCTGGTGCGCGTTTCGCCCGTCACGTCGGGCACGGTAACCATCGATGTCCAGCGTGGCGCCGAGCGTCTGCAGCGCGTGATCACGCCGCAGGTGGCTGATGCCCAGGACCCGGTCACCGGGGCCGCGAAGAAGGTGGGTCGCGTGGGCATCATGGTGCGCGACTCGGTGGTGCGCGAGCCGGTGTCCATGGCGCAGGCCGTGTCCAACGGAACCCGCGCCACGTGGGGGATGGCACGAAACGTGGTCACCGTGTTGGGTGGGCTCGTCTCCGGTGAAGTGTCGGCGAAGAATCTCGGCGGCCCCATTCAGATTGCCCGTACCTCCGTGCAGGCCGCGAAGAACGGCGCTGAGACACTCTGGTCACTCATCGCGTTTCTCAGCCTCAATATTGCCATTCTGAATCTGGTCCCCATTCCTGTACTCGATGGCGGTCAGATTCTGCTGGTGCTCGCCGAGCGTCTGAAGGGCGGATCGTTCAGCATGCGCACCCGGGAAGCGTTCGCCAGAGTGGGCGTGCTGTCGGTGCTGGCTCTCATCCTTCTGGTGACGTTCAACGACCTTCGCTCGGTCTTTACGCGGTGA
- a CDS encoding isoprenyl transferase encodes MTDTESDLLARIRVHGAVPRHIAIIMDGNGRWARERHMPRPFGHRSGMKAVRAVVEGCLEAGVEWLSLFAFSQENWQRPPHEVSALMSLLEEYIAREASDLAAQGVCVHVHGDLERLSPAAAAAVERVRQQTATGTRLGLNLFISYGGRSELVRAARLLAHDVQRGVLTPDAIDEHEFRNRLFTAGCPDPDLLIRTSGEQRLSNFLLWQVAYAELYISSVLWPDFDRAALYEAICDFQRRDRRFGKVST; translated from the coding sequence ATGACTGACACTGAGTCGGATCTGTTGGCCCGCATTCGCGTGCACGGGGCGGTGCCGCGGCACATTGCAATTATCATGGACGGTAATGGCCGATGGGCGAGGGAGCGTCATATGCCCCGCCCATTTGGCCATCGTTCCGGAATGAAGGCGGTACGCGCGGTGGTGGAGGGCTGTCTGGAAGCCGGGGTGGAGTGGCTCTCGCTCTTTGCGTTCTCACAGGAGAACTGGCAGCGCCCGCCGCACGAAGTCTCGGCCCTCATGTCGCTGCTCGAGGAGTACATCGCGCGCGAAGCCTCAGATCTGGCCGCACAGGGGGTCTGCGTGCATGTGCACGGTGATCTGGAGCGACTGAGTCCAGCCGCTGCCGCGGCGGTCGAACGCGTGCGTCAGCAGACCGCCACCGGAACGCGACTGGGACTCAACCTGTTTATCTCCTATGGCGGACGCTCGGAGCTGGTGCGTGCGGCGCGGCTGCTGGCACATGATGTCCAGAGGGGCGTGCTCACTCCCGACGCCATCGACGAGCATGAATTCCGTAACCGACTGTTCACCGCCGGTTGCCCTGATCCCGACCTGCTGATCCGGACCTCCGGGGAGCAGCGTCTCTCAAACTTCCTGCTCTGGCAGGTCGCCTACGCGGAGCTTTACATCTCCAGCGTCCTGTGGCCCGATTTTGATCGGGCGGCACTGTACGAAGCCATTTGCGACTTCCAACGTCGCGACCGGCGCTTCGGCAAGGTGAGTACGTAA
- a CDS encoding phosphatidate cytidylyltransferase — translation MNELGRRAIVALIGAPLVLGVIWIGDAALATLAGGLSGLAAWEFYRIAREGGSTPMSVIGIVLAALIPLGVHAHYLGVVQVPVYAWVLSVVAVLGAAIWTRGVDGKPLGAASTTVFGALYTGGTLSFVYVLRYHNYAVGDTAGALAVIFPVVLTWASDTGAYFSGHLIGGRKLIPSVSPGKTVAGAVGALVVTVGVTYAFVYGLLIPKAQLAFTPWGLVIFGVAISIVAQIGDLAESLLKREAGVKDSGTLFPGHGGVLDRLDSLFFVLPAAYALYDLLLIPAPGAR, via the coding sequence GTGAACGAACTGGGTCGTCGTGCCATTGTGGCGCTCATCGGAGCGCCGCTGGTTCTCGGTGTCATCTGGATTGGTGATGCTGCACTTGCCACGCTGGCTGGAGGCCTGTCCGGGCTCGCCGCGTGGGAGTTCTATCGGATTGCCCGGGAAGGTGGCAGCACGCCCATGAGCGTCATTGGGATCGTACTGGCCGCGCTTATTCCGCTCGGGGTGCATGCCCATTATCTGGGCGTGGTACAGGTCCCGGTGTATGCCTGGGTCCTCAGCGTCGTGGCCGTGCTCGGTGCGGCCATCTGGACGCGTGGGGTGGATGGCAAGCCTCTGGGGGCGGCGAGCACGACGGTATTTGGTGCGTTGTATACCGGAGGCACACTGAGTTTTGTCTATGTGCTCCGGTACCACAACTACGCGGTGGGGGATACCGCCGGGGCCCTGGCCGTGATCTTTCCGGTGGTGTTGACCTGGGCGAGCGATACCGGGGCGTATTTTAGTGGACACCTGATTGGTGGTCGCAAGCTCATTCCATCGGTGAGCCCGGGAAAGACCGTTGCCGGGGCCGTTGGGGCGCTGGTCGTGACCGTGGGCGTGACGTACGCTTTTGTGTATGGGCTGCTGATTCCGAAGGCCCAGTTGGCATTTACCCCGTGGGGGCTGGTGATCTTTGGCGTGGCCATCAGTATCGTCGCGCAGATCGGGGATCTGGCGGAGTCGCTGCTCAAGCGTGAGGCCGGTGTGAAAGACAGCGGGACGTTGTTTCCCGGGCACGGGGGCGTGCTCGACCGTCTTGATTCACTGTTTTTCGTGCTGCCGGCGGCGTACGCCCTGTATGATCTCTTGCTCATTCCCGCACCGGGCGCACGATGA
- a CDS encoding serine/threonine-protein kinase translates to MPDRYLGRTIGKYRVTRHLGTGAFSWVYEAVDLDLEIPVALKILRPEYAGQDLAEARFRREAATAARLRHPNIVTVRDVGQVDGAAFVAMDLYPLTLGRRLNLVGRLPEADVVRLGIGIAAALSVAHASQVVHRDIKPDNILLDQDGDAVVADFGLARALAVGTSLGDTNQVQGTPHYFSPEQARGKELDGRSDLYSLGVTLYRAATGALPFDGDDWYAVARDHIETPPPDPRSLVPELTPEFGALLLRLMAKEPGARFTNALQVVDALAALPTAPDRSTGLPRLGSNTVDAFRAPLPSVSRFWPVLALLSVGAVIGWMAWDRPLQVNAGGVATDTLRLRSDSAVAVAAGGDSAMAAPLVLDSLPAKRDTPPGRRARTPLPRTVTLELSTTDSALLYIDNRLMGTGRFSGEVPVTARLAVKAVVPDAPTTCRTALRDTVLTQLKAGQVVTLELPVRGCAVVRFRVEPRDARVTFVPVDGGRSYETRADSTESYSLPTGRYVMRIAAPYCIQFADTVVVTRGGFPTVVPRKLVCS, encoded by the coding sequence GTGCCCGACCGCTATCTGGGGCGAACAATCGGGAAGTACCGGGTGACCCGTCATTTGGGGACGGGCGCCTTTTCGTGGGTCTATGAGGCGGTGGATCTCGATCTGGAGATCCCGGTCGCCCTCAAGATTCTCCGTCCCGAATACGCCGGCCAAGACCTCGCTGAAGCCCGATTCCGACGGGAGGCCGCCACGGCGGCGCGCTTGCGGCACCCGAACATCGTGACGGTGCGCGACGTGGGACAGGTGGACGGGGCGGCCTTTGTGGCTATGGACCTGTACCCGCTGACGCTCGGGCGGCGGCTGAATCTGGTGGGACGGTTGCCTGAGGCCGATGTCGTCCGGCTCGGCATCGGGATCGCCGCGGCCCTGTCGGTCGCCCACGCCAGCCAGGTCGTTCATCGCGACATCAAGCCGGACAATATCCTGCTGGACCAGGATGGCGATGCCGTCGTGGCCGATTTCGGGCTCGCCCGCGCCCTCGCGGTCGGGACGTCGCTGGGAGACACCAATCAGGTGCAGGGGACCCCGCACTACTTCAGTCCGGAACAGGCCCGCGGGAAAGAGCTCGATGGGCGCAGTGACTTGTACTCTCTCGGGGTGACGCTCTACCGGGCCGCCACCGGTGCCCTGCCCTTTGATGGCGATGACTGGTACGCCGTCGCGCGGGATCACATTGAGACGCCCCCCCCGGACCCTCGCTCCTTGGTACCGGAGCTGACGCCCGAGTTTGGAGCACTGCTACTTCGGCTGATGGCCAAGGAGCCCGGCGCGCGGTTTACCAATGCCCTTCAGGTGGTCGATGCCCTCGCCGCCCTGCCTACCGCCCCCGACCGCAGTACCGGGCTTCCCCGCCTGGGCTCCAACACGGTGGATGCCTTCCGAGCGCCACTCCCGTCCGTCTCTCGGTTCTGGCCGGTGCTCGCCCTGCTGTCTGTGGGCGCGGTCATTGGCTGGATGGCGTGGGATCGGCCGCTGCAAGTCAATGCGGGGGGCGTCGCCACCGACACCCTTCGACTCCGCTCGGACAGTGCGGTCGCGGTGGCCGCGGGCGGCGATTCCGCCATGGCGGCGCCTCTCGTGCTCGATAGCCTGCCCGCGAAACGCGACACCCCACCAGGGAGGCGCGCCCGCACGCCCCTCCCGCGCACCGTGACCCTTGAGCTGTCAACCACCGATTCGGCCCTCCTGTACATCGACAATCGCCTAATGGGTACCGGCCGGTTCAGCGGCGAGGTGCCGGTGACGGCACGCCTGGCGGTCAAGGCGGTGGTTCCCGACGCTCCCACGACCTGTCGGACGGCGCTCCGGGATACCGTGCTGACTCAGCTCAAGGCGGGTCAGGTCGTCACGCTGGAGCTGCCAGTCCGGGGATGCGCGGTGGTGCGGTTCCGGGTCGAACCCCGTGATGCCCGCGTCACTTTTGTGCCGGTGGACGGCGGCCGCAGCTACGAAACGCGAGCCGACAGTACGGAATCCTATTCCCTGCCCACCGGCCGCTATGTCATGCGCATCGCCGCCCCCTACTGCATTCAGTTCGCCGATACCGTCGTGGTGACCAGGGGCGGATTCCCAACCGTCGTCCCCAGAAAGCTCGTCTGCAGCTGA
- the dxr gene encoding 1-deoxy-D-xylulose-5-phosphate reductoisomerase: protein MSAYASRSEAATTAAQRPVGVALLGATGSIGTSALRVLERQQERFVPVAMTANGNLAALAEQVARFSPAYVGLVQDCPEAPGGWGRGPSCLVEAATHPDAQVVINAVVGAAGLPATLAALRHGKRVALANKETLVVAGDIVTRMAREHGGELVPVDSEHSAILQCLAGRQPHEVKRLILTASGGPFRTWPAERIAGATRADALKHPTWQMGSKITIDSATLANKALEVIEAHHLFGVPYDRIDVVVHPQSIIHSFVEFVDGSVLAQMGVPSMELPILYALTWPERVPDSGVPPFDPVALGGLTFEHVRHDAFPMLGLGIAAGRAGGAAPAVFNAANEVAVAQFLEGALHFSGIAERVDAALQELGRLPGDSLEALLAADAAARQHVQSRIARES, encoded by the coding sequence ATGAGCGCTTACGCCAGCCGTTCGGAGGCTGCCACCACGGCCGCCCAGCGCCCCGTAGGCGTCGCGTTGCTGGGGGCCACGGGATCCATTGGCACCAGTGCGTTGCGTGTCCTGGAGCGCCAGCAGGAGCGCTTTGTGCCGGTCGCCATGACGGCCAACGGCAATCTGGCCGCATTGGCGGAGCAGGTGGCCCGTTTTTCGCCCGCCTACGTCGGACTGGTGCAGGACTGCCCGGAGGCGCCTGGGGGTTGGGGCCGCGGCCCGTCGTGCCTTGTTGAAGCAGCCACCCACCCCGATGCCCAGGTGGTCATCAATGCCGTCGTGGGCGCGGCAGGGCTGCCCGCGACGCTTGCGGCGTTGCGCCACGGGAAGCGGGTGGCGCTCGCCAACAAGGAGACACTGGTGGTGGCCGGTGACATTGTCACCCGAATGGCCCGTGAGCATGGCGGTGAGCTGGTGCCGGTGGACAGCGAGCATTCCGCCATCCTGCAGTGTCTGGCGGGACGCCAGCCGCATGAGGTCAAACGGCTGATCCTCACCGCCTCCGGTGGGCCCTTTCGCACGTGGCCGGCGGAGCGCATTGCTGGGGCAACCCGGGCGGATGCGCTCAAGCATCCGACGTGGCAAATGGGGAGCAAGATCACCATCGACAGTGCGACACTGGCGAACAAGGCGCTGGAGGTGATCGAGGCGCATCACCTGTTCGGCGTGCCGTATGATCGCATCGATGTGGTTGTCCATCCGCAGAGCATCATCCACTCGTTCGTGGAGTTTGTGGACGGCAGTGTCCTGGCCCAGATGGGGGTGCCAAGCATGGAATTGCCCATTCTGTATGCGCTGACCTGGCCGGAACGCGTGCCCGACAGTGGCGTACCACCATTTGATCCGGTGGCGCTTGGCGGCCTGACCTTTGAGCATGTCCGCCATGATGCCTTTCCCATGCTGGGATTGGGTATCGCTGCGGGGCGTGCCGGTGGTGCCGCGCCGGCCGTCTTCAATGCGGCGAACGAAGTCGCCGTCGCACAGTTTCTGGAGGGCGCACTGCACTTCAGTGGCATCGCCGAGCGGGTGGATGCGGCCCTGCAGGAGTTGGGTCGTCTGCCCGGTGATTCGCTGGAGGCGTTGCTTGCCGCTGATGCGGCGGCACGGCAGCATGTGCAGTCTCGTATTGCCAGGGAGTCCTGA
- a CDS encoding polyribonucleotide nucleotidyltransferase: MHRIERTFAGRPLVIETGRMAKQAAGSAVVQFGETMVLAAVTVSENKSPLPFFPLTVEYKEKTYAAGKIPGGFIKREGRPHDHEILAARIIDRSIRPLFPEGFQNEVQVFIYVISADQENDADVLALVAASFALNASKIPFLGPIAGVRVGRVQGHWVLNPTFQQLAFSDLELVVAGSKDSIVMVEGGALEVSEEDVLESLRLSHDGIRELIAAQEELLAKVQQPKMSWTKAETPEGIVVRVKELASGRVREALNQKDKHTRVEAVERTKKELAEGLLAEFPDNAKDIHTILGDVEYHELRAQVLDTNLRVDGRKPNEVRGISIDNGVLPRAHGSSLFTRGQTQALVAATLGTAKDAQRLDSIKEAGEVTRSFMLHYNFPPFSTGEVRPMRGTSRREIGHGNLAERAIQGVLPDFADFPYTIRIVSDVLESNGSSSMASVCGGSLALFDAGVPMKAAVAGVAMGLIKEGKKYAILTDILGTEDHLGDMDFKVAGTTEGITSIQMDIKIEGLDLKIMEEALTQAKEGRLHILGEMSKSLATPRTELSKYAPRIVTVQIPVDKIGELIGPKGKNIRGIQEETGAELTVDDDGTVTIAAVGGESMERAKQMVQAITAEAVVGETYEGTVKTVTAFGAFVEIMPGTEALLHVSEMKWERVEKPEDVCKKGDRVTVKLVDRDERGRLRLSMKALLPKPEGMADEPERPRREDGERSGGGDRGGRGGRNGGGRDRR; encoded by the coding sequence ATGCATCGAATCGAGCGGACGTTCGCCGGTCGCCCTCTGGTTATCGAAACCGGACGTATGGCGAAGCAGGCAGCGGGTTCCGCAGTAGTGCAGTTCGGCGAGACCATGGTGCTCGCCGCCGTGACGGTCAGCGAGAACAAGAGCCCGCTCCCGTTCTTCCCGCTGACGGTCGAGTACAAGGAAAAGACCTACGCCGCCGGCAAGATTCCGGGTGGGTTCATCAAGCGCGAAGGGCGTCCGCATGATCACGAGATCCTTGCGGCGCGCATCATCGACCGCTCCATCCGGCCATTGTTCCCGGAAGGCTTCCAGAACGAAGTGCAGGTCTTCATCTACGTCATCTCGGCCGACCAGGAGAATGACGCCGATGTACTCGCGCTCGTCGCGGCTTCCTTCGCGCTGAACGCGTCGAAGATTCCGTTCCTCGGCCCCATCGCCGGCGTGCGTGTCGGTCGCGTGCAGGGACACTGGGTGCTCAACCCCACGTTCCAGCAGCTCGCGTTCTCCGACCTGGAGCTCGTGGTCGCCGGTTCGAAGGATTCCATCGTGATGGTGGAAGGTGGCGCGCTCGAAGTGTCTGAAGAGGACGTGCTCGAGTCGCTGCGCCTGTCGCACGACGGCATTCGTGAGCTTATTGCGGCGCAGGAGGAACTGCTCGCCAAGGTACAGCAGCCGAAAATGTCGTGGACGAAGGCCGAGACGCCGGAAGGCATCGTGGTGCGCGTGAAGGAGCTTGCATCGGGTCGAGTGCGTGAAGCGCTCAATCAGAAGGACAAGCACACGCGCGTCGAGGCCGTGGAGCGCACCAAGAAGGAACTCGCCGAAGGCCTGCTGGCAGAGTTCCCCGACAACGCCAAGGACATTCACACCATCCTCGGCGACGTCGAATATCACGAACTGCGTGCGCAGGTGCTCGATACCAATCTGCGTGTCGACGGGCGCAAGCCGAACGAAGTGCGTGGCATCAGCATCGACAACGGTGTGCTGCCGCGCGCGCATGGCTCGTCGCTCTTCACGCGTGGTCAGACGCAGGCGCTCGTGGCCGCGACCCTCGGTACTGCGAAGGACGCGCAACGTCTCGATTCCATCAAGGAAGCGGGCGAAGTCACGCGCTCGTTCATGTTGCACTACAACTTCCCGCCGTTCTCCACCGGTGAAGTGCGTCCGATGCGTGGCACCAGCCGCCGCGAAATCGGTCACGGCAATCTCGCCGAGCGTGCCATTCAGGGCGTGCTCCCCGACTTCGCCGACTTCCCGTACACCATCCGCATCGTCTCCGACGTGCTCGAGTCGAACGGCTCGTCGTCGATGGCGTCGGTGTGTGGCGGCTCGCTCGCCCTGTTCGATGCCGGCGTGCCCATGAAGGCGGCCGTCGCCGGCGTCGCAATGGGTCTGATCAAGGAAGGCAAGAAGTACGCGATCCTCACCGACATCCTTGGCACCGAAGATCATCTCGGCGATATGGACTTCAAGGTCGCGGGCACGACGGAAGGCATCACGTCTATCCAGATGGACATCAAGATCGAAGGGCTCGACCTCAAGATCATGGAAGAGGCCCTCACGCAGGCCAAGGAAGGACGTCTCCACATTCTCGGTGAAATGAGCAAGTCGCTCGCGACGCCGCGGACGGAGCTGTCCAAGTACGCGCCACGCATCGTGACGGTGCAGATCCCGGTCGACAAGATTGGTGAACTGATCGGTCCGAAGGGCAAGAACATCCGCGGCATTCAGGAAGAGACGGGTGCCGAGCTCACCGTGGATGACGACGGTACCGTGACGATTGCTGCTGTCGGCGGCGAGAGCATGGAGCGCGCGAAGCAGATGGTGCAGGCCATCACCGCGGAAGCGGTGGTCGGTGAGACGTACGAAGGCACCGTGAAGACGGTCACCGCGTTCGGCGCCTTCGTCGAGATCATGCCCGGCACTGAAGCGCTGCTGCACGTCTCCGAGATGAAGTGGGAGCGTGTCGAGAAGCCCGAAGACGTGTGCAAGAAGGGTGATCGTGTCACGGTCAAGCTCGTTGACCGCGATGAGCGTGGCCGCCTGCGCCTCAGCATGAAGGCGTTGCTGCCCAAGCCGGAAGGCATGGCCGACGAGCCGGAGCGCCCCCGTCGTGAAGACGGTGAGCGCA
- the tsf gene encoding translation elongation factor Ts, translating into MAITAKDVSELRQRTGAGMMDCKKALEETSGDMDAAVEYLRKKGIAKAEKRADRSTSEGIVGGEVFNNGTSAALIEVACETDFVARNEDFGKVVATLVAHRVQSSATDLEALLAEPLSSNPTESVAEFVKGASARTGEAVNVKRSVRFDAGANGQVGMYKHHNGKLATIVQITASSPEVAAHEATLELVKYIAEHVAASAPIAVDRNGVPAEKIESEKRIAEEQARETGKPDAMIAKIATGKVEAFLKDVTLLPQPWVRDASLTIAQLVADHAKKAGGEITVDRFARLQLGAE; encoded by the coding sequence ATGGCGATCACGGCCAAGGACGTCTCGGAACTCCGCCAGCGCACGGGCGCTGGCATGATGGATTGCAAGAAGGCCCTCGAGGAGACCAGCGGCGACATGGATGCCGCGGTTGAGTATCTCCGCAAGAAGGGCATCGCCAAGGCCGAGAAGCGTGCCGATCGCTCCACGAGCGAAGGCATCGTTGGCGGTGAGGTGTTCAACAATGGCACCTCGGCGGCGCTCATCGAGGTTGCCTGCGAAACGGACTTCGTGGCGCGCAACGAAGATTTCGGCAAGGTCGTGGCCACGCTGGTCGCGCACCGCGTCCAGTCGAGCGCCACGGATCTTGAGGCGTTGCTCGCCGAGCCCCTGTCGTCGAACCCCACCGAATCGGTGGCCGAGTTCGTGAAGGGCGCGTCGGCGCGGACGGGCGAAGCGGTGAACGTGAAGCGCTCGGTGCGCTTCGATGCCGGCGCCAACGGCCAGGTCGGCATGTACAAGCACCACAACGGCAAGCTCGCCACCATCGTGCAGATCACGGCGTCGTCGCCGGAAGTGGCGGCTCACGAAGCCACGCTCGAGTTGGTGAAGTACATCGCGGAGCACGTTGCGGCATCGGCACCGATCGCCGTCGATCGCAACGGGGTGCCGGCGGAAAAGATCGAGAGCGAGAAGCGCATTGCCGAAGAGCAGGCCCGCGAGACGGGCAAGCCCGACGCGATGATCGCGAAGATCGCCACGGGCAAGGTGGAAGCGTTCCTGAAGGACGTGACGCTGTTGCCGCAGCCCTGGGTGCGCGACGCGAGCCTGACCATCGCGCAGCTGGTTGCCGACCACGCGAAGAAGGCGGGCGGTGAGATTACGGTGGACCGTTTCGCCCGTTTGCAGCTCGGCGCCGAGTAA
- the rpsO gene encoding 30S ribosomal protein S15, translated as MAFDKATTIDKYRAHEGDTGSTRVQIALLTERINYLTGHFRTHAKDHHGRRGLLKMVGKRRRLLDYLKRTDVQQYRTLVQDLGLRY; from the coding sequence ATGGCGTTCGACAAGGCTACCACGATCGACAAGTACCGGGCCCACGAAGGGGACACCGGTTCGACCCGCGTACAGATTGCCCTCCTCACGGAGCGCATCAACTACCTGACGGGTCATTTCCGTACGCATGCGAAGGACCATCATGGTCGTCGCGGCCTCCTCAAGATGGTTGGCAAGCGCCGCCGTCTGCTGGACTATTTGAAGCGTACGGACGTGCAGCAGTATCGCACGCTCGTGCAGGACCTTGGACTCCGCTACTAA